A window from Choristoneura fumiferana chromosome 22, NRCan_CFum_1, whole genome shotgun sequence encodes these proteins:
- the LOC141440485 gene encoding phenoloxidase-activating enzyme-like: MATKTKTCIGQYYCLSINIRRPVLLEARRVSLRCPRTRDYPKMKCQCLCFFALMCFGIVNGQNQCRTLQGGAGTCTLLDKCQPLKDIEKKPRKTDADLLFLRQSSCGLSHNFKPKVCCPPESDWHSISQPTPVQFPNPKPPVTSTRGDDVSDAEREYAESANCPSTLQAPAPETGCCGVETLGGDRISGGDVANVEQYPWLALLEYTGRFTPCGGTLISSRYVLTAAHCVGATRYGEPKRVRLGEYNTTSYPTDMVEVNGGGFEILEVVVIGIERHLQHPEYRGRANGSANDIGLVKLSKNAPYTDFIRPICLPSRDVTVKPPEFLRFFAAGWGSNGTLFSDVKQHVDLPYVPLNICQIPIKNRLNENQICAGGEAGKDSCKGDSGGPLMIENGETFELVGVVSYGHLRCGTKDFPGVYTHVYKYLDWIKREMI; encoded by the exons ATggctacaaaaacaaaaacctgtATCGGTCAATACTACTGCTTGTCAATTAACATACGACGACCGGTGTTACTTGAGGCGAGACGTGTTTCGTTGCGTTGTCCTCGTACGCGGGATTACCCAAAGATGAAGTGTCAGTGTTTGTGTTTCTTTGCCTTAATGTGCTTCGGAATTGTAAATGGAC aaAATCAATGCCGAACTCTGCAAGGAGGTGCCGGGACGTGCACGCTACTGGATAAGTGCCAGCCGCTTAAAGATATCGAAAAGAAACCCAGAAAGACTGACGCTGATTTGTTATTCCTCAGACAATCGTCGTGCGGCCTCAGCCACAACTTCAAACCTAAG GTGTGCTGCCCACCAGAATCGGATTGGCATTCAATCTCGCAGCCAACTCCCGTCCAGTTCCCCAATCCTAAGCCGCCCGTCACCTCGACGAGAGGCGACGACGTGTCCGACGCTGAGCGGGAGTACGCAGAGTCCGCCAACTGCCCGTCGACGCTGCAGGCGCCGGCGCCTGAGACGGGCTGCTGCGGGGTCGAGACCCTCGGCGGTGACAGGATCTCTG GTGGTGACGTAGCAAATGTGGAGCAGTACCCGTGGCTGGCACTCCTGGAGTACACAGGCCGCTTCACCCCTTGCGGCGGAACTCTAATCAGCTCGCGATACGTCCTTACTGCAGCGCACTGCGTCGGAGCCACTAGATACGGGGAACC GAAGCGAGTTCGTCTCGGCGAGTACAACACTACTTCGTATCCAACCGATATGGTCGAAGTGAACGGCGGAGGCTTCGAGATTTTAGAAGTGGTCGTGATCGGCATTGAAAGGCACCTGCAACATCCTGAGTATAGGGGTCGTGCCAACGGCAGCGCTAACGATATCGGCCTCGTCAAGCTGAGCAAGAATGCACCTTACACTG ACTTCATTCGCCCCATCTGCCTGCCCTCGAGAGACGTTACCGTCAAACCACCGGAGTTCCTCCGCTTCTTCGCGGCCGGATGGGGCTCCAACGGCACCTTATTCTCCGACGTGAAACAACATGTCGATTTGCCTTACGTCCCTCTTAATATCTGCCAAATCCCAATCAAGAACCGTCTTAATGAGAATCAAATATGCGCGGGTGGGGAGGCTGGAAAAGACTCTTGTAAAGGTGATTCTGGTGGACCTTTGATGATTGAAAACGGAGAGACGTTCGAATTGGTTGGAGTGGTTAGTTACGGGCATCTTAGATGTGGTACGAAGGACTTTCCGGGAGTTTATACTCATGTTTATAAGTATTTAGATTGGATTAAGAGGGAGATGATCTAA